A single region of the Thermotoga profunda AZM34c06 genome encodes:
- a CDS encoding PfkB family carbohydrate kinase, which translates to MEILFIGHVAKDINKTPNKTVVVPGGGVFYGSIAAQRIGANCRVVTKCAIQDRFLYDEMLKIGTQVSFLESETTTAIENFYPTENPDDRISRVLSLANRFQKEDIKDLSCEKIVLSALWHGEFVEELIPVLRDKAKILIGDAQGFLRNVVDDGQLRYQDWPQKNRYLKLFDVFKVDNNEAYILTGERDLKKACEQIHSMGVKIVLATHKDGVCAYDGVKFYEAKFLPYKLEGRTGRGDTCLATFTTVLDDLKMAVQLAADVTSKKMQYPGPYKG; encoded by the coding sequence ATGGAAATTCTTTTTATAGGTCATGTTGCAAAGGATATCAATAAAACACCAAATAAGACAGTTGTTGTGCCTGGAGGAGGAGTGTTCTACGGAAGTATCGCTGCACAAAGAATAGGTGCAAATTGTAGGGTTGTGACAAAGTGTGCGATTCAAGATCGATTTTTGTACGATGAAATGCTTAAAATAGGCACTCAAGTTTCATTTCTCGAAAGTGAAACTACCACAGCTATTGAAAATTTTTATCCCACTGAAAATCCAGATGACAGGATCAGTCGAGTTCTTTCTTTGGCAAATCGGTTTCAGAAAGAGGATATCAAAGACTTATCGTGCGAAAAGATCGTTCTGAGTGCGCTCTGGCATGGAGAATTCGTGGAAGAATTGATACCTGTTCTAAGGGATAAAGCAAAAATCTTGATTGGTGATGCACAGGGATTTCTCAGAAACGTGGTCGATGACGGACAGTTGAGATACCAAGATTGGCCACAGAAAAATAGATATCTCAAACTCTTTGATGTTTTTAAGGTAGATAACAACGAAGCATATATTCTCACAGGTGAAAGGGATCTCAAGAAAGCCTGTGAACAAATTCATTCGATGGGTGTAAAAATAGTTCTCGCAACTCACAAAGATGGCGTTTGTGCATATGATGGTGTGAAGTTTTATGAGGCAAAATTCTTACCATACAAACTCGAGGGTAGGACTGGTAGAGGTGATACCTGCTTAGCAACCTTTACCACCGTTCTCGATGATCTCAAGATGGCTGTTCAGCTTGCGGCAGATGTAACTTCCAAAAAGATGCAATATCCTGGCCCATACAAGGGCTGA
- a CDS encoding ABC transporter permease, with the protein MNWFKQIKRLVNEPVLFAMIIFVWVLLIVFVVYPILMVGLKSFESKSGVYSFDVYKTLFSKKYFVTPIINTLRLGVVVASISVLIGYIFAYSIAKVNIPLKGFFRTVATFPIISPPFVIALAAILLFGRNGIITKNLFGGTPPFEIYGFWGLVIVETLAYFPTAFMTLEAILISISSDLEEASLSLGSSKWRTFWRVTFPLSMPGILSAWLLVFSQSMADFGTPLILGGRYHVLSVSAYLEITGSYRISYGSGLAILLLIPTLIAFFVQRYWLSKKSYVTVTGKPSVAKVLEPNVYVKIIFTIVCVILVFSIFLFYGTVLFGSFTKLWGVNHKLTLENYRFAFTYNWDYIKDTLFLACIATPLCGILGIMIAYLVARKQFPGRRIMEAISLLTFAVPGTVVGIGYLLAFNQRPLLLTGTAMIIVLVFIFRELPVGVQNGVAALYQIDRSIEEASLDLGSSSNKTFWKITLPLLMPAFFNALFTAFVRSMTAISAVIFVVSGKWNLITVRILGAVGNSDLAQAAALSYVLIGIVLMAMFFLRFITINFSYQTKIRRAMS; encoded by the coding sequence ATGAACTGGTTTAAGCAGATAAAAAGATTGGTAAATGAGCCTGTTTTGTTTGCAATGATTATCTTTGTCTGGGTACTATTGATTGTCTTTGTTGTCTATCCAATATTGATGGTTGGGCTGAAAAGTTTCGAGTCCAAAAGTGGTGTGTACAGTTTTGATGTTTACAAAACACTTTTTAGTAAGAAATACTTTGTGACACCAATAATAAACACTTTGAGACTGGGAGTTGTTGTGGCTTCAATAAGTGTTCTAATAGGTTACATCTTTGCTTATTCAATAGCCAAAGTGAATATACCGCTCAAAGGATTTTTCAGGACAGTAGCAACCTTTCCAATAATTTCACCACCTTTTGTGATTGCACTTGCGGCGATACTCCTGTTTGGAAGAAATGGGATCATTACGAAGAATTTGTTTGGAGGCACACCGCCCTTTGAAATATATGGATTCTGGGGACTTGTTATAGTTGAAACACTCGCTTACTTTCCAACGGCATTTATGACCTTAGAAGCGATATTGATCTCTATAAGTTCAGACCTTGAGGAAGCATCTCTGAGCCTTGGCTCGAGTAAATGGCGCACCTTTTGGCGAGTAACTTTTCCGTTGTCTATGCCAGGTATTTTATCTGCATGGCTTTTGGTTTTCTCTCAGTCAATGGCAGATTTTGGAACTCCATTGATTCTCGGAGGAAGGTACCATGTGTTGAGTGTTTCTGCTTATCTTGAAATAACAGGTTCCTACAGAATTTCATATGGATCTGGATTGGCAATCTTGCTGTTAATTCCAACGTTGATCGCCTTTTTTGTTCAGAGATATTGGCTCTCAAAAAAATCTTATGTCACAGTCACAGGTAAACCATCAGTGGCTAAGGTACTCGAACCAAACGTATATGTGAAGATCATCTTCACCATTGTCTGTGTAATTTTAGTATTCTCGATCTTTCTATTCTACGGGACGGTGTTGTTTGGTTCATTTACAAAACTTTGGGGTGTTAATCACAAGCTCACATTAGAGAATTATAGATTTGCATTTACATACAATTGGGATTACATCAAAGACACTTTGTTTTTAGCCTGTATTGCAACACCATTGTGTGGTATCCTCGGTATCATGATAGCCTATCTTGTGGCAAGAAAACAGTTTCCCGGTAGAAGGATTATGGAAGCCATTTCCCTGTTGACTTTTGCTGTACCAGGTACAGTTGTCGGTATAGGCTATCTGTTGGCATTCAATCAAAGGCCACTTTTACTGACCGGAACTGCAATGATTATCGTGCTGGTTTTCATATTTAGAGAATTACCTGTTGGTGTTCAAAACGGTGTTGCAGCACTTTATCAAATTGATCGTTCTATAGAAGAGGCATCTTTAGATCTTGGAAGCAGTAGCAACAAAACTTTTTGGAAGATCACTTTGCCACTTTTGATGCCCGCTTTTTTCAATGCCCTTTTTACAGCTTTTGTGAGAAGTATGACAGCGATAAGTGCCGTTATATTTGTCGTCTCTGGAAAATGGAATTTGATAACCGTGAGAATACTTGGAGCAGTTGGTAACAGTGATCTTGCTCAAGCGGCAGCTCTGAGTTATGTACTCATAGGTATCGTCCTAATGGCTATGTTCTTCCTCAGATTTATAACAATAAACTTCTCTTATCAAACCAAAATCAGGAGGGCAATGTCATGA
- a CDS encoding ATP-binding cassette domain-containing protein — MNLLVEMKNIKKSFGRVQALKGVDFHVSRNEIVGLLGDNGAGKSTLIKILVGYYQPDEGEIYFEGNKVSFKSPWQSRHLGIETVYQDLALVNLMPLWRNFFLGREMVKRIGPFSWIERRKMRKIVVDAMNDVGISVRNPDETVAFMSGGERQAIAIARAIHFGAKLLILDEPTAALSVGETRRVLEHIEEAKKRGISVIFITHNIYHVYEVADRLVLLERGEKIGDYLRKDVTPQYIMDVIAAAAGVK; from the coding sequence ATGAACTTGCTTGTGGAAATGAAGAATATCAAAAAATCATTTGGTAGAGTACAAGCTCTTAAAGGTGTGGATTTCCATGTTTCAAGAAACGAAATAGTGGGATTACTTGGTGATAATGGTGCCGGCAAATCTACTCTCATAAAGATACTCGTTGGATATTATCAACCAGACGAAGGAGAAATATACTTTGAAGGTAATAAGGTCAGTTTCAAATCTCCTTGGCAATCAAGACACCTTGGTATAGAGACGGTCTATCAGGATCTTGCCCTTGTTAATCTCATGCCATTGTGGAGAAATTTCTTCTTAGGTAGGGAGATGGTCAAGAGGATAGGTCCCTTTTCTTGGATAGAACGAAGGAAAATGAGAAAGATCGTCGTAGATGCGATGAATGATGTAGGTATATCTGTGAGAAATCCAGATGAAACCGTCGCTTTCATGTCTGGTGGAGAAAGGCAAGCTATTGCTATCGCAAGGGCTATTCATTTTGGTGCAAAACTCTTGATACTGGATGAGCCAACGGCAGCTCTATCAGTTGGCGAAACCAGGAGGGTTCTCGAACACATTGAAGAAGCAAAGAAAAGAGGCATCTCTGTGATATTTATCACACACAACATCTACCACGTGTATGAAGTAGCTGACAGATTGGTTCTACTCGAGCGCGGCGAAAAAATAGGTGACTATCTCAGAAAAGACGTGACCCCTCAGTACATAATGGATGTCATTGCGGCAGCTGCGGGGGTCAAGTGA
- a CDS encoding ABC transporter substrate-binding protein, whose translation MKRFLVLVLVLIIVFVFAKEQVLHIYTALDENEWPIYVKAFEQATGIKVQVVRMSSGELLARVEAESKNPQASVWFGGPALDQIAAKKKGLLAPYKSEAVEKVPAAFKDPDGYWVGIYFGAIGFGSNTEQLKQLGVEPPTSWYDLLKPQFKGRISLAYPYTSGTAYTVLAALVAIMGEDKAFDYWKQLHKQIHHYNTSGSACVTQAGLGEITVGIAFAHDIITKGIDKGYPVILTFPKEPTGYEIGAMSMIKGAPEPDLAARFIDWMLSAEAQSLMVKWNRIPINPEAKVAPGAVKMQDVNVVPMDFEYFGEQKDRLIERWKEEIEYGM comes from the coding sequence ATGAAAAGATTCTTGGTGCTGGTACTTGTTCTGATTATTGTGTTTGTTTTTGCAAAGGAACAAGTTTTGCATATCTATACAGCATTGGATGAAAACGAGTGGCCGATTTATGTAAAGGCATTCGAGCAGGCTACAGGAATCAAAGTACAGGTTGTGAGAATGTCTTCGGGAGAACTCTTGGCAAGAGTAGAGGCTGAATCAAAAAATCCGCAGGCAAGTGTCTGGTTTGGTGGTCCGGCATTGGATCAAATCGCGGCAAAGAAAAAAGGACTTCTTGCACCTTACAAATCAGAAGCTGTAGAAAAGGTACCTGCTGCCTTTAAAGATCCCGATGGTTATTGGGTAGGAATTTATTTTGGAGCGATTGGCTTTGGAAGTAATACCGAACAACTCAAACAACTTGGAGTCGAACCGCCCACTTCTTGGTATGATCTCTTAAAGCCTCAGTTCAAAGGAAGGATTTCACTTGCGTATCCATACACTTCTGGTACAGCCTACACAGTTCTCGCAGCACTTGTTGCAATCATGGGAGAGGACAAAGCCTTTGATTATTGGAAACAGCTACACAAGCAAATTCACCATTACAACACTTCTGGATCTGCCTGTGTAACTCAAGCGGGGCTTGGTGAGATAACCGTTGGGATAGCCTTTGCACATGACATTATCACAAAAGGCATTGACAAAGGTTACCCAGTGATCCTCACTTTCCCAAAGGAACCAACTGGTTATGAAATCGGTGCTATGTCAATGATCAAGGGCGCACCCGAACCAGACCTTGCAGCCAGATTCATCGACTGGATGCTCTCCGCAGAAGCTCAGAGCTTGATGGTTAAATGGAACAGAATACCGATTAATCCAGAGGCAAAGGTCGCTCCAGGAGCGGTCAAAATGCAAGATGTCAACGTTGTTCCAATGGATTTTGAATACTTTGGTGAGCAAAAAGACAGACTCATTGAAAGATGGAAAGAAGAAATCGAGTACGGTATGTGA
- a CDS encoding ABC transporter ATP-binding protein: MTEYYVEVRNLTKEFKDPSTGSFIKAVNDVSFGVKKGQLMTLLGPSGCGKTTTLRLIGGFEIATKGDVLIDGSIVNDQPPNKRPTAMVFQSYALFPHMNVFENVAYGLKNRKLTSQEIKNRVSQILHIVGLSGLEKRYPSQLSGGQQQRVALARALVIQPKVLLLDEPLSNLDAKLREQMRIELKKIQSSLGITSIYVTHDQLEAMTLSDVITVMKDGIIMQQDPPQMIYRYPVNKFVAGFIGKANFLEAVVVQCTENKCKIRTMNNVQIEVHVREGIQYEVNEKVYLVLRPEGGRFVKPKEGIIDGVVITRVYTGASAFFEVKTDYGILSIEIQNPSSLKLPEQNEIVGLDFDQNTLSVVRYE, from the coding sequence ATGACAGAGTACTATGTTGAGGTAAGAAATCTCACCAAAGAATTCAAAGATCCAAGTACTGGTTCTTTCATAAAAGCTGTTAACGATGTGAGTTTCGGTGTCAAAAAAGGCCAGTTAATGACACTGCTTGGACCTTCTGGGTGTGGTAAAACGACTACCCTGAGACTTATCGGTGGATTTGAGATAGCTACCAAAGGCGATGTTTTGATAGATGGTAGTATTGTAAATGATCAACCACCAAATAAAAGACCAACGGCCATGGTATTTCAAAGTTATGCGCTTTTTCCACATATGAATGTCTTTGAAAATGTCGCATATGGTTTGAAGAATAGAAAACTGACTTCTCAAGAAATCAAAAACAGAGTTTCACAGATACTTCATATAGTTGGTTTGAGTGGCCTTGAAAAGAGATATCCCAGCCAACTTTCGGGTGGTCAGCAGCAACGAGTTGCACTTGCACGTGCACTCGTGATCCAGCCAAAAGTCTTACTCTTGGATGAACCCCTTTCTAACCTCGATGCAAAACTCAGAGAACAGATGAGAATTGAACTGAAAAAAATCCAATCAAGTCTCGGTATAACGAGCATTTATGTCACTCATGATCAACTTGAAGCGATGACATTGTCTGATGTAATCACTGTGATGAAAGATGGTATCATCATGCAACAAGATCCACCTCAGATGATCTACAGATACCCAGTGAATAAATTCGTTGCCGGCTTCATAGGAAAGGCAAATTTTCTCGAAGCAGTTGTTGTTCAATGTACTGAAAATAAATGCAAAATTCGTACGATGAACAATGTCCAGATTGAGGTTCATGTGAGGGAAGGAATCCAATATGAAGTAAATGAAAAAGTTTATCTTGTTCTGAGACCTGAGGGAGGAAGATTCGTAAAACCAAAAGAGGGTATCATTGATGGAGTCGTTATAACAAGGGTCTACACTGGTGCAAGTGCATTTTTCGAGGTTAAGACAGATTATGGAATATTATCCATCGAGATTCAAAATCCTTCATCTTTAAAACTTCCAGAACAAAATGAAATTGTGGGACTTGATTTTGACCAAAATACTTTATCGGTGGTGAGATACGAATGA